In Balaenoptera musculus isolate JJ_BM4_2016_0621 chromosome 17, mBalMus1.pri.v3, whole genome shotgun sequence, a genomic segment contains:
- the PENK gene encoding proenkephalin-A, whose translation MARFLRLCTWLLALGPGLLATVRAECSQDCATCIYRLARPTDLNPLACTLECEGKLPSLKTWETCKELLQLSKLELPPDGSSALGKQEEHRLLAKKYGGFMKRYGGFMKKMDELYPLEPEEEANGGEILGKRYGGFMKKGAEEDDAIGNPSDLLKELVGAGDQREGAPHQEDRDDADVSKRYGGFMRGLKRSPQLEDEAKELQKRYGGFMRRVGRPEWWMGYQKRYGGFLKRFADSLPSDEEGESYSKEVPEMEKRYGGFMRF comes from the exons ATGGCGCGGTTCCTGAGACTCTGCACTTGGCTGCTGGCGCTCGGCCCCGGGCTCCTGGCGACCGTGCGGGCGGAATGCAGCCAGGACTGCGCGACGTGCATCTACCGCCTGGCGCGCCCGACCGATCTCAACCCGCTG GCTTGCACACTGGAATGTGAGGGGAAACTGCCTTCTCTCAAGACCTGGGAAACCTGCAAGGAGCTTCTGCAGCTGTCCAAGCTGGAGCTCCCTCCAGACGGCAGCAGTGCCCTCGGCAAACAGGAGGAGCACCGCTTGCTCGCCAAGAAGTACGGGGGCTTCATGAAGAGGTACGGAGGCTTCATGAAGAAGATGGATGAGCTGTATCCCCTGGAGCCCGAGGAAGAGGCAAATGGAGGGGAAATCCTTGGCAAGAGATACGGGGGCTTCATGAAGAAGGGTGCGGAGGAAGACGACGCCATAGGCAATCCCTCCGACCTGCTGAAGGAGCTGGTGGGAGCGGGGGACCAGCGAGAGGGGGCTCCCCACCAGGAGGACAGGGATGACGCAGACGTGAGCAAGAGATACGGGGGCTTCATGCGAGGCTTAAAGAGAAGCCCCCAACTGGAAGACGAAGCCAAGGAGCTGCAGAAGCGGTACGGCGGCTTCATGAGAAGAGTGGGTCGCCCCGAGTGGTGGATGGGCTACCAGAAAAGGTACGGCGGCTTCCTCAAGCGCTTTGCAGATTCCCTGCCCTCCGACGAAGAAGGTGAAAGTTACTCAAAGGAAGTTCccgaaatggagaaaagatatgGAGGATTTATGAGATTTTAA